AGTACCCCGGAAACACAGTCTCTTGGTGCCGAGTCGTCTGCAAGTGACAACAGCAAAGATGCCAAATCCCCGTCTATATCGGATCAAAGGAAACCAGAAACGAAACCAGCACAACCGGAAACGGAACGTTTAAAGTCAACAACACCAAATAGGAAACTATCTTTAGACTCTAAAGATTCCAAAGACATTAAACCTAAAGGGTCTGTGTTCTCCAAATTAAGACGTTTGACAAAAGCAGATAAAAAGAGCCGAAAAAAGCACGAAGAATCGCCACTTAGTGATATCAAAGTTGAGAAGTTACCTCAGGTGTTCGTAGCCAAGTATCTCGGTAAAAAGGCTACCAAAGGTCTGTTTGGACTCCAGCACGTGCGGAAACCCGTCGACAAGATGATAGGTAATTTAAAGAAAGACTTGCGTGAAAATGAAAGAGTGGAACTTCCATTGACCTATGTAGTTATATCGTCTAAAGGGATAGAGATCAGAGAGCATGCGGCTTCCAGGGTGAAAGATGTGGGCAATATTGGACTCGTTCCCATAGATTTTATTTCGTATGGTGTTCAGGATATCAAATTCTGGAAAGTGTTCACCTTCATTGTGGTCAGTGAACTCTCGTCTCGTGCCAAAACCACGGAGTGTCACGCGGTTCTCTGTGATTCGGACGCCACTGCCAGGAAAATGGCATTGTCTCTAGCAGCTTCTTTTAATGTTTACAAGAAAAAGCTCAGCAAGGAAGGGAAACCTAACAACTTTAAAGTGGAGCTACGACTGCCGACAGAACTAGCCGAGGCTTTCGAGGAGGAGTGTGAGGCTTAGAACTGGTAAACGATAATATAGGGCCAGTAAATCAAATAGCTTATATATTGCTCTGAGGTCTGTTGAGAAGATTAGCGAATTAAAACTTATAATACACATGTGCTACCTAAGTCAGACATAGTCACATGATTCAGGACGAGTGCGAACTTATCTCTGATTACACTGCAGGTATCGAATGATGTAATATAAGGTTGGGTAAAGTGCTTAAGTCCATTGTCAAAAATTCGTACTTTAAACATCCTGTACTTATTCACGTATATATTTTACGTTGTAATTTGTTGGTTATCTCGCTAATTTTTcaaaactatttcaaaaatgcAAAAATGCACGAAACtgattatttagaaaaaaaatatgatgtgcACAAGTGATcatattgatttaaacatttataacaaaGTACTTGAGCCTTCATAGTTTTGATGTATTTTACTGATATCGTGTGGCGCATGCTGTTTCAGTGCTACATAACGGGTCACAATAAGTTAAAACCTGTTTACAGTATTACGAGGACATTGCCATATTGATATACAATGTCACATGTTAGTATAGCTGACAGTCACACTAAACACATGGGATGTCATTGAAATTCGACAAAAGCTTTAAACTGAATCTAGCCATAACACGATCCATCGATCTGTATATTGTAACGTTATACTGCCGATGGTAGggaaataacatattttattgacagaCTTATTGTATTCATCGCCTGAACCAGTAAGCTCAAGCAGCTGCTGCCCGTTAAATCTcttatattgttgttttcaaTTCAATAACAGGCCAAATTGTTTATGGACATTACAGGTGACCGAAAGGGTTGTTTACGTGCTTTGTATCACCATGGCAACACATGACAATGTGTGAAGGTATATAcaatgagagagagagagagagggttgtttctgtgctttttattaccatggtaacacgTGACAATGTGTGAAGGTATGTACAATGAGAGAGAGAGGGTTGTTTACGTGTACTGttttgccatggtaacaaattgCAATGTGCCAAGGTATGGAGATCTAGAGAAGAAGAGGGAGAATGGCAGTGTTAAATTTGTACTCAGTATTCCGGTACCAAGGACATGAAACGATCTTAGTCTTCAAGGTACAGCGATTTTAATGTGACGTTTGGATTAGGCAGGCCAATAACAGACGACGTAACGAAATGTTACGTCATTTTTGATTGtctaaacaaaacattaaaatgtcaaaGTCTAAAATGGGGCCACGATCCTGCAACCAATATTGTTTGAAAGTTTATGTTAAAATTTCTGATGTTTCTGACCATGTTACGCCTATAGTGTTGTCTCCACTTTAGATGTCTTCCCTATAATGCTGTGACACTAACACCAACCAGTTTTATCCTTCGTCTCTGACAAGACAAGTCGTTAATTATTCACGGAACAATGATCTAATCAAATTTATAAGTCTAATATATCGCATTTACCCGGTAGCATTTATTGTATCTGATTTAACTGTACCGAGTATTGGAGGTACCTACTAATAACCTCAAGAATGAAATTATTACACGGAAAGGTACGTAATTGGAGTCAAACATGTTTTTTGTATACATTGTTTTGGACTGTACATTTTTCAAAGCATAGtgagtcttctttaaaaattcTTAAAGACAACTTAAGTTTTGAGCATTTAAAGACAATTTAGCCTACAAATGGCTTTGGTTTCTTACCAGTCAGGGAGTTGTAGCTTCTTGAATACTGGATTTCATGGAACCAATGACCTTGGACATACTGACTAGGTGACAGTTTCTAAACCTTTAGCCTACTGACAAGGTGACAGTTTCTAAACCTTGAGCCTATACTGACAAGGTGACAGTCTCTTAACCTTTGACCTACTGACAAGGTGACAGTTTCTTAACCTTGGGCCTACTGACAAGGTGACAGTCTCATAACCTTGGGCCTACTGACAAGGTGACAGACTCTTAACCTTGGGCCTACTGACAAGGTGACAGACTCTTAACCTTGGGCCTACTGACAAGGTGACAGTCTCTTAACCTTGGGCCTACTGACAAGGTGACAGTCTCTTAACCTTGGGCCTATACTGACAAGGTGACAGAATCTTAACCTTGGGCCTATTGACAAGGTGACAGTCTCTTAACCTTGGGCCTACTGACAAGGTGACAGTCTCTTAACCTTGGGCCTACTGACAAGGTGACAGTCTCTTAACCTTGGACCTACTGACAAGGTGACAGTCTCTTAACCTTGGGCCTACTGACAAGGTGACAGTCTCTTAACCTTGGGCCTACTGACAAGGTGACAGTCTCTTAACCTTGGGCCTACTGACAAGGTGACAGTCTCTTAACCTTGGGCCTACTGACAAGGTGACAGTCTCTTAACCTTGGGCCTACTGACAAGGTGACAGTCTCTTAACCTTGGACCTACTGACAAGGTGACAGTCTCTTAACCTTGGGCCTACTGACAAGGTGACAGTCTCTTAACCTTGGGCCTAACTGACAAGGTGACAGTCTCTTAACCTTGGGCCTACTGACAAGGTGACAGTCTCTTAACCTTGGGCCTACTGACAAGGTGACAGTCTCTTAACCTTGGGCCTACTGACAAGGTGACAGTCTCTTAACCTTGGGCCTACTGACAAGGTGACAGTCTCTTAACCTTGGGCCTACTGACAAGGTGACAGTTTCTTAACCTTGGGCCTACTGACAAGGTGACAGTCTCTTTAACCTACTGACAAGGTGACACTTGGGCCTACTGACAAGGTGATCTCTTAACTTGGGCCTACTGACAAGGTGACAGTCTCTTAACCTTGGGCCTACTGACAAGGTGACAGTCTCTTAACCTTGGACCTACTGACAAGGTGACAGTCTCTTAACCTTGGGCCTACTGACAAGGTGACAGTTTCTTAACCTTGGGCCTACTGACAAGGTGACAGTTTCTTAACCTTGGGCCTACGAAGGTGACAACTACTGACAAGGTTTCTTAACCTACTGACAAGGTGACAGTTCTAACCTTGGCTACTGACAAGGTGACAGTTTCTTAACCTTGAGCCTACTGACAAGTTGCATTGGTAGTCTCTTAACCTTGGACTTACTGACAAGGTGACAGTTTCTTAACCTTGGGCCTACTGACAAGGTGACAGTCTCTTAACCTTGAGCCTATTGACAAGGTGACAGTCTCTTAACCTTGGGCCTACTGACAAGGTGACAGTTTCTTAACCTTGGGCCTACTACTGACAAGGTGACAGTCTCTTAACCTTGGGCCTATACTGACAAGATGAAAGTTTCTTAATCTCGAGCCTACTGACAAGGTGACAGTCTATTAACCTTGGGCCTACTGACAAGGTGACAGTCTCTTAACCTTGGGCCTACTGACAAGGTGACAGTTTCTTAACCTTGAGCCTACTGACAAGTTGCATTGGTAGTCTCTTAACCTTGGACTCTTACTGACAAGGTGACAGTGCATTTTTCTTAACCTTGGGCCTACTGACAAGGTGACAGTCTCCTCTTAACTTTGAGCCTATTGACAAGGTGACAGTCTCTTAACCTTGACAAGGTGCCTCTTAACTTGAGCCTATTGACAAGGTGACAGTTTCTTAACCTTTGGGACTACTGACGAGGTGACAGTTTCTTAACCTTGGGCCTACTGACAAGGTGACAGTCTCATAACCTTGAGCCTACTGACAAGGTGACAGTTTCTTAACCTGGGACCTACTGAAAAGGTGACGGTCTCTTAACCTTGGGCCTACTGACAAGATGACAGACTCTTAACCTTGAGTCCACCGACAATGAGCTACAGTATCTTAACCTGGTCACATAGGCTTATAGCCTCTGCTATATTTGGTCAACAGGCTGGAGACTTTATAGCTTCTATCCTGGAGACGTAAAGAGCGCTATGTTTATAGACCATTCCAGTTTTCGAGTGAGACGTACAAAAGTAAACTGCAGTCTTCTAAACATCTAGACTATGAAGACTGTTTATTATCTTATACACTTGGTATAAAACTTTGGACCTACAGTATGGACTTTAAAGTACCGAGATGACCTAGGCATATCCCTGTAAATAGTAAGGGTTACAGTGGATGTATAAACATCCTTGTACCATCTACCTCACTATGTAATGATGAGGGTCATGTTTACCCAAGTCTTTAGGCTGTCTATCTATCGTCCTACCCAACCACGTCACACAACATCCAAACattcatttgtaaaataaaatttctctAATACTAGAGACGGAAAGTCGCACAAGGTCCAAACCCAACAATTTGGTAGTTACGGGAACATATAGAGATACTTAGTCTGTATCTTATATGATTTATAACAGTTTTATCGACAAGAAAAATCTGCCCTTTTTACTATAGTTATTGAGATTTCATGAACATAAAAGTGACCGATAGGgttttaaatattattgattGAGAACATTTGAACGTATGAATGTACGTGGATTTACATTGATGTTATGAAGTCTGCTGTTTTTGATGTATCACGACACTTGGTAAATCAGACGTGCTATCCTCTGGTCAAAATAGTTATTGTGCATAATAAAGTATAAAACTGATAACCTTGTATACATACTTGCCATAATATTCATGCAAagcatttattttcattttctgtgcACTAACCATGTTAACTCTTTACTAAATAAAGAGAAATTAAattgttctttgttttttttttctgtttttatttcaaacatgaaCACAATGGGATTCCCAACAAATTACACtgtaccacagggatctgagaattagttacagattatatataatcatggacccaccagagtaccctaagaccatttttagatgtattagaggtctagataaaaaaacgataaaatcatactcatgattatataatctgtaactaattctcatatccctgtgcatattaccacaagtcctccacctctgggatgcgggttcgaattccatgtggggcagttgccaggtactgactgctggtcggtggtttttctacGGGTAATCCGGCTTTCCTCTATCAGCAAACCTATGAccttcttacatgaccctggcttttaatagaacgttaaaacTAACAAAAACCAAACAATGGGATGCTCAGTGCACGTGAATCTTAAGCTTGACGAAGTCCAGAACTTAAAGCCGGAGTATCGAATACGGCATTGGTTAAGCAGGTGATTTCTAAAtaagtattatatatgtaatgatgGTCCTAGTATAATCCATATCAAGTCTACATTAAGTAAGGCATGGATTGGAAATCAGAAATTCAGTTTACTACAAACAATATACTGATATTCCTTACACACGTACTGTACCACAGGGGTCTGAgcattagttacagtttatgtAACGTGTGTGTGCTTCTGTAGAGGAGAGAAAGTTTGCTCCTTGATGAAACAtatgtatctttttttttcttagtttcttcataaaacattttattactgTAGGGTACACATGTTTTACACAAGTCGTAACAGGTGTATTTTAAGGTTATAGATAAGTTGTCTATTGCTACACTGACAAGTATTGTCCATATGTGCTATCTTGAGAGTttcaaagtttttatttattgatataagCGGGACACATATCTTAAACAATCTATATGAACTTTGTTTATGACACCTTAAAATCTTGAACCAGTTTTAAAAGTAGTTAACCATGTATACCTAacttagtatatatatactggtgaCATATCTTAAACAATCTATATGAACTTTGTTTATGACACCTTAAAATTGTCTCATGTCTGTTAATGTATACAAGTTAATACACAATGAGATTCtatcaaaagaaaaacaaagaaagcCATATGTATATTCATGACACACCCTTATTGATAATAGGGTGAATaaatatacactaacacagggAAGTGATACTGGTTTTAGGTATATATGgtcaatcacaggccagcacagGGAAGTGATAATGGTTTTTAGGTATAATATGgtcaatcacaggccagcacagGGAAGTGATATGGTTTCAGGTATATATGGTCAAACAGAGGCTAGCACAGGGAAGTGATACTGGTTTCAGGTATATATGGTCAAACACAGGCCAGCACAGGGAAGTGATAATGGTTTCAGGTTTATATGGTCAAACACAGGCCAGCATTGGGAAGTGATAATGGTTTCAGGTTTATATGGTCAAACACAGGCCAGCACAGGGAAGTGATAATGGTTTCAGGTATATATGgtcaatcacaggccagcacagGGAAGTGATAATGGTTTCAGGTTTTATGTGGTCAAACCCATGCCAGCACAGGGAAGTGATAATGGTTTCAGGTTTATATGGTCAAACACAGGCCATTACAGGGAACAGATAATGGTTTCAGGTATATATGGTCAATCACAGGCCACACAGGGAAGTGATAATGGTTTCAGGTTTATGTGGTCAAACCCATGCCAGCACAGGGAAGTGATAATGGTTTCAGGTTTATATGGTCAAACACAGGCCATTACAGGGAAGTGATAATGGTTTCAGGTTTATATGGTCAAACACAGGCCAGCACAGGGAAGTGATAATGGTGTTTCAGGTTTATATGGTCAAACACATGCCAGTACAGGGAACAGATAATGGATTTCAGGTTTATATGGTCAAACACAGGCCAGCACAGGGAAGTGATAATGGTTTCAGGTTTATATGGTCAAACACAGGCCAGCACAGGGAAGTGATAATGGTTTCAGGTTTTATATGGTCAAACACAGGCCATACAGGGAAGTGATAATGGTTTCAGGTTTATATGGTCAAACACAGGCCAGCACAGGGAAGTGATAATGGTTTCAGGTTTATATATGGTCAAACACAGGCCAGCACAGGGAACAGATAATAGTTTCAGGTATATGGTCAAACCCATGCCAGCACAGGGAATGTGATAATGGTTTTCAGGTTTATATGGGCAATATTCAAACACAGGCCACCAGCACAGGGAACAGATAATAGTTTCAGGTATATATGGTCAAACACAGGCCAGCACAGGGAAGTGATAATGGTTTCAGGTTTATATGGTCAAACACAGGCCAGCACAGGGAACAGATAATAGTTTCAGGTATATATGGTCAAACACAGGCCAGCACAGGGAAGTGATAATGGTTTCAGGTTTATATGGTCAAACACAGGCCAGCACAGGGAAGTGATAATGGTTTCAGGTTTATATGGTCAAACACAGGCCAGCACAGGGAAGTGATAATGGTTTCAGGTTTATATGGTCAAACACAGGCCAGCACAGGGACAGATAATGGTTTCAGGTTTATATGGTCAAACACAGGCCAGCACAGGGGGATAATGGTTTCAGGATGTCAAACACAGGCACAGACAGGGAAGTGATAATGGTTTCAGGTTTATATGGTCAAACACAGGCCAGCACAGGGAAGTGATAATGGTTTCAGGTATATATGGTCAATCAACAGGCCAGCACAGGGAACAGATAATAGTTTCAGGTATATATGGTCAAACACAGGCCAGCACAGGGAAGTGATAATGGTTTCAGGTTTATATGGTCAAACACAGGCCAGCACAGGGAAGTGATAATGGTTTCAGGTTTATATGGTCAAACACAGGCCAGCACAGGGAAGTGATAATGGTTTCAGGTTTATATGGTCAAACACAGGCCAGCACAGGGAAGTGATAATGGTTTCAGGTTTATATGGTCAAACACAGGCCAGCACAGGGAAGTGATAATGGTTTCAGGTATATATGGTCAAACACAGGCCAGCACAGGGAAGTGATAATGGTTTCAGGTTTATAGGTCAAACACAGGCCAGCACAGGGAAGTGATAATGGTTTCAGGTTTATATGGTCAAACACAGGCCAGCACAGGGAAGTGATAATGGTTTCAGGTTTATATGGTCAAACACAGGCCAGCACAGGGAACAGATAATAGTTTCAGGTATATATGGCACAGGGAAGTGATAATGGTTTCAGGTTTATATGGTCAAACACAGGCCAGCACAGGGAAGTGATAATGGTTTCAGGTTTATATGGTCAAACACAGGCCAGCACAGGGAAGTGATAATGGTTTCAGGTTTATATGGTCAAACACAGGCCGCACAGGGAAGCAGATAATGGTTTTCAGGTATATATGGTCAAACACATGCCAGCACAGGGAAGTGATAATGGTTTCAGGTTTATATGGTCAAACACAGGCCAGCACAGGGAACAGATAATAGTTTCAGGTATATATGGTCAAACACAGGCCAGCACAGGGAAGTGATAATGGTTTCAGGTTTATATGGTCAAACACAGGCCAGCACAGGGAACAGATAATGGTTTCAGGTATATATGGTCAAACACAGGCCAGCACAGGGAAGTGATAATGGTTTCAGGTTTATATGGTCAAACACAGGCCAGCACAGGGAACAGATAATGGTTTCAGGTATATATGGTCAAACACAGGCCAGCACAGGGAAGTGATAATGGTTTCAGGTTTATATGGTCAAACACAGGCCAGCACAGGGAAGTGATAATGGTTTCAGGTATATATGGTCAAACACAGGCCAGCACAGGGAAGTGATAATGGTTTCAGGTTTATATGGTCAAACACAGGCCAGCACAGGGAAGTGATAATGGTTTCAGGTTTATATGGTCAAACACAGGCCAGCACAGGGAAGTGATAATGGTTTCAGGTTTATATGGTCAAACAGAGGCCATTACAGGGAAGTGATAATAGTTTCAGGTATATATGGTCAAACACAGGCCAGCACAGGGAAGTGATAATGGTTTCAGGTTTATATGGTCAAACACAGGCCAGCACAGGGAAGTGATAATGGTTTTAGGTTTATATGGTCAAACACAGGCCAGCACAGGGAAGTGATAATGGTTTCAGGTTTATATGGTCAAACACAGGCCAGCACAGGGAAGTGATAATGGTTTCAGGTTTATATGGTCAAACACAGGCCAGCACAGGGAAGTGATAATGGTTTCAGGTTTATATGGTCAAACACAGGCCAGCACAGGGAAGTGATAATGGTTTCAGGTTTATATGGTCAAACACAGGCCAGCACAGGGAAGTGATAATGGTTTCAGGTTTATATGGTCAAACACAGGCCAGCACAGGGAAGTGATAATGGTTTCAGGTTTATATGGTCAAACACAGGCCAGCACAGGGAAGTGATAATGGTTTCAGGTTTATATGGTCAAACACAGGCCAGCACAGGGAAGTGATAATGGTTTCAGGTTTATATGGTCAAACACAGGCCAGCACAGGGAAGTGATAATGGTTTCAGGTTTATATGGTCAAACACAGGCCAGCACAGGGAAGTGATAATGGTTTCAGGTTTATATGGTCAAACACAGGCCAGCACAGGGAAGTGATAATGGTTTCAGGTTTATATGGTCAAACACAGGCCAGCACAGGGAAGTGATAATGGTTTCAGGTTTATATGGTCAAACACAGGCCAGCACAGGGAAGTGATAATGGTTTCAGGTTTATATGGTCAAACACAGGCCAGCACAGGGAAGTGATAATGGTTTCAGGTATATATGGTCAAACACAGGCCAGCACAGGGAAGTGATAATGGTTTCAGGTTTATATGGTCAAACACAGGCCAGCACAGGGAAGTGATAATGGTTTCAGGTTTATATGGTCAAACACAGGCCAGCACAGGGAAGTGATAATGGTTTCAGGTTTATATGGTCAAACACAGGCCAGCACAGGGAAGTGATAATGGTTTCAGGTTTATATGGTCAAACACAGGCCAGCACAGGGAAGTGATAATGGTTTCAGGTTTATATGGTCAAACACAGGCCAGCATTGGCCAGCACAGGGAAGTGATAATGGTTTCAGGTTTATATGGTCAAACACAGGCCAGCACAGGGAAGTGATAATGGTTTCAGGTTTATATGGTCAAACACAGGCCAGCACGAGGGAAGTGATAATGGTTTCAGGTTTATATGGTCAAACACAGGCCAGCACAGGGAAGTGATAATGGTTTTCAGGTTTATATGGTCAAACACAGGCCAGCACAGGGAAGTGATAATGGTTTCAGGTTTATATGGTCAAACACAGGCCAGCACAGGGAAGTGATAATGGTTTCAGGTTTATATGGTCAAACACAGGCCAGCACAGGGAAGTGATAATGGTTTCAGgtatatatggtcaaaacaCAGGCCAGCACAGGGAAGTGATAATGGTTTCAGGTTTATATGGTCAAACACAGGCCAGCACAGGGAAGTGATAATGGTTTCAGGTTTATATGGTCAAACACAGGCCAGCACAGGGAAGTGATAATGGTTTCAGGTTTATATGGTCAAACACAGGCCAGCACAGGGAAGTGATAATGGTTTCAGGTTTATATGGTCAAACACAGGCCAGCACAGTAATATGGTTTCCATGGTCAACACAGGACAGGTGATAATGGTTTCAGGTTTATATGGTCAAACACAGGCCAGCACAGGGAAGTGATAATGGTTTCAGGTTTATATGGTCAAACACAGGCCAGCACAGGGAAGTGATAATGGTTTCAGGTTTATATGGTCAAACACAGGCCAGCACAGGGAAGTGATAATGGTTTCAGGTTTATATGGTCAAACACAGGCCAGCACAGGGAAGTGATAATGGTTTCAGGTATATATGGTCAAACACAGGCCAGCACAGGGAAGTGATAATGGTTTCAGGTTTATATGGTCAAACACAGGCCAGCACAGGGAAGTGATAATGGTTTCAGGTATATATGGTCAAACACAGGCCAGCACAGGGAAGTGATATGGTTTCAGGTTTATATGGTCAAACACAGGCCAGCACAGGGAACAGATAATAGTTTCAGGTATATATGgtcaatcacaggccagcacagGGAACAGATAATAGTTTCAGGTATATATGGTCAAACACAGGCCAGCACAGGGAAGTGATAATGGTTTCAGGTTTATATGGTCAAACACAGGCCAGCACAGGGAAGTGATAATGGTTTCAGGTTTATATGGTCAAACAGAGGCCATTACAGGGAAGTGATAATAGTTTCAGGTATATATGGTCAAACACAGGCCAGCACAGGGAAGTGATAATGGTTTCAGGTTTATATGGTCAAACACAGGCCAGCACAGGGAAGTGATTATGGTTTCAGGTTTATATGGTCAAACACAGGCCAGCACAGGGAAGTGATAATGGTTTTAGGTTTATATGGTCAAACACAGGCCAGCACAGGGAAGTGATAATGGTTTCAGGTTGATATGGTCAAACACAGGCCAGTATAGGGAAGTGATAATGGTTTCAGGTTTATGTGGTCAAACCCATGCCAACACAGGGAAGTGATAATGGTTTCAGGTTTATGTGGTCAAACACAGGCCAGCACAGGGAAGTGATAATGGTTTCAGGTTTATATGGTCAAACACAGGCCAGCACAGGGAAGTGATAATGGTTTAAGGTTTATATGGTCAAACACAGGCCATTACAGGGAAGTGATAATGGTTTCAGGTTTATATGGTCAAACACAGGCCATTACAGGGAAGTGATAATGGTTTGGTAGCACATTGATGTCAAGGTAAGAAAGCGAATGGACGAGATGAAGTCATCACGTACAATGTAATAGATGAAGAGGGCAGGTGACTTGAAGACTGAAGTTGATAGGTGATACAGTATCAACTAGTATTATAATAGAGACTTTTGACTCAAGTAGTCATTAATGTAATGTTTACACGACAGAGTCCTATATGCCCGATGGTTTATCTTGTAAGGAGGGTTAGGATCATCTGACGTTGAATTTGTGTATCTTGGTCagccatttatttattttctttgaagTTCAAGAGAGGGCAAGTTGAGTACAATCTAGCTGCTCTTCTTACGTCATTTATGCCCAACAGACTCAAGCTCAATCGTTAGATCATCCAGCTATTATTCTGAGGCCCACGGTTAGAACTCCAGTCTGGTCCTGCATTTTCTGATCATCATACATCTTGGTGTTTGTGTTTCAAGCGATGTGAGTACTTGACAATGGGATATTAAACCCAAACCTGGGTTATGTCTGGATTCTTCAGGGGCGATGATGAAAAACGACCAGAGGGAGAACAACGTCGTTTTCTGAACGGATCGATCGTATGAGACGTAGCTCAGTTGGCAGAGTATCCGGCTAATGTCCATGGGACTTGGGCACGAATCCAGAAACTGGCAGTACATTTTCCTGCCCGTCTGTAAAGTTGGGTTCCATGTAGCTAGCAAGGACAACGCAGCGATGGTCTTACTAGTGTTTTGTACTCCCGATTTGTAAAATTATCTACGAGTCTTATGGTTTCTATGGAGACCTGCATGGGCAGAGCCTGTACTCATCCCCAAAACTCCAGTGGCTGCTATCACTCTTGTTGTAATcgcccctggactatgtcacaATGAAACTGAATGCATACGAGAAAACCATCTGACTAATCCACTTCATTTGAAGATTGCAAAGAGCGGTGCCAGACTTTAAGCCATATATGCATTGTActgttattcgattattttgatgtatgtcaaaggaccaaactacctgtcttATTATTTGTCGCACACATATCCTTCAGTTTTGCAATGATATGTTCCAGGAGTAGCTATAACGTTAGTGTGAGGTAACCTCTGGAATTTGGAGGATGGgctttaaaatattcatttgttgaaaatacAAGTGTAGGTGATAATTCCATTCCAGGTTTTAGTGATGATAATTGAGGATATAGATTTATCTTTATGTTGTTACCCTTTCTAGTGTAATGTGTGTGATGCTACACCTTTGTTTTTATGTGTTAGATAAACTGTACAAGTAAGACAAATATATTCC
This genomic window from Argopecten irradians isolate NY chromosome 4, Ai_NY, whole genome shotgun sequence contains:
- the LOC138320516 gene encoding uncharacterized protein — protein: MSGDSSSVSSASEAMASVTEDNSAIGESLDAEFYEDVLGRLDKVEISANLDIPEEDDNDDSRNEDDSTPETQSLGAESSASDNSKDAKSPSISDQRKPETKPAQPETERLKSTTPNRKLSLDSKDSKDIKPKGSVFSKLRRLTKADKKSRKKHEESPLSDIKVEKLPQVFVAKYLGKKATKGLFGLQHVRKPVDKMIGNLKKDLRENERVELPLTYVVISSKGIEIREHAASRVKDVGNIGLVPIDFISYGVQDIKFWKVFTFIVVSELSSRAKTTECHAVLCDSDATARKMALSLAASFNVYKKKLSKEGKPNNFKVELRLPTELAEAFEEECEA